A single Alcanivorax borkumensis SK2 DNA region contains:
- a CDS encoding FUSC family protein, giving the protein MTKSQSDVFVMTLPPRLAVILTPQRHSVLFALKGIIAMGLALYLAMLMQLERPYWALISAVFLQVRPETGLVIEKGLCQIGGTLVGGAMGLLILATLLPYPFIALLALTLWIGLNAAASAWVRQANFIYGFAMAGITATLIVVISIANPTSTSSVSIFHVANARISEIIVGAVCATLVSNLLWPARVSHLLQKHARGALNQTLAYLELELNPTGTHTQRHTQVDTLLQRIFPLSDDSSAVMYEGAQGPGRARAATVICHKTLSLIARIRVIGRLMRNHSELLTPALQDMLDSLRLSFKRMRETDSAEAAMEEVQHLRQQLRNARSEQSDDAPPLQRRFFQVALNLTADIILALEANRALHFSKEMQLRPQALKPYRDVQIAAAVGIRSALVFMIAAGLWIGTASPMAIMLMIMPVIFTILFARLPEPDRVLRRAATTSVLATPVALFFTLPLLALSNGDFPLLILILGAPLFVALLAISNPTTLAYGLGFCTPYIILVQPGNAMDFDVARVASNGLAITGGIVIAFMMFRLITPPSGASLRRRLIRETAADLTLIGHHRIKEEGFNARMADRLRWLTICDKALPEERRHFTDLGLTGLNLGQVSLWVQGRIHTQAPAALLACAAQWQQSLADAYQACAQGHCDSRFRDNSERLKIAMAQAGNLEQRNQELVAGAVERIALTFERMASRMARTVEPDDISANSTASR; this is encoded by the coding sequence ATGACGAAGAGCCAGAGTGACGTTTTCGTGATGACCTTGCCTCCTCGTCTTGCCGTCATCCTGACACCGCAGCGCCACTCCGTGCTTTTTGCGCTCAAGGGTATTATTGCCATGGGGCTGGCCCTTTATCTGGCCATGCTCATGCAACTTGAGCGCCCCTACTGGGCACTTATTTCTGCGGTATTCTTGCAGGTCCGCCCGGAAACCGGGCTAGTGATTGAAAAAGGGCTGTGCCAGATTGGCGGTACCTTGGTGGGCGGGGCCATGGGCCTGCTGATTCTCGCCACCCTACTGCCTTACCCCTTTATTGCACTATTGGCGCTGACTCTGTGGATCGGCCTCAATGCAGCCGCCTCAGCCTGGGTACGGCAAGCCAATTTTATTTATGGTTTTGCCATGGCGGGGATCACCGCCACCCTGATTGTGGTGATTTCCATCGCCAACCCGACCAGCACCTCTAGCGTAAGCATTTTTCATGTGGCCAATGCCCGGATTAGCGAAATCATTGTTGGCGCAGTCTGTGCGACCCTAGTGAGCAATCTACTGTGGCCAGCCCGTGTTAGTCACTTGCTGCAAAAACATGCCAGAGGCGCGCTCAACCAGACCCTGGCCTACCTGGAACTGGAACTAAACCCGACAGGCACCCACACCCAACGACATACACAAGTAGATACCCTACTACAGCGCATTTTCCCACTCAGTGATGACAGCAGCGCCGTCATGTATGAAGGAGCTCAGGGCCCGGGCCGCGCACGGGCCGCCACCGTCATCTGTCACAAGACGCTGTCACTGATTGCACGCATACGCGTTATTGGTCGCCTGATGCGCAACCACAGTGAGCTCCTCACACCGGCTCTGCAGGACATGCTCGATTCACTGCGGCTTTCCTTCAAGCGGATGCGCGAAACCGATTCCGCCGAAGCCGCCATGGAGGAAGTGCAACACCTGCGCCAGCAATTGCGAAACGCTCGTAGCGAGCAAAGCGACGACGCCCCCCCGCTTCAGCGGCGTTTTTTCCAGGTAGCCCTAAACCTGACCGCCGACATTATTCTTGCCCTGGAAGCCAACCGGGCACTGCATTTCAGCAAAGAAATGCAACTGCGCCCGCAGGCCCTTAAGCCCTACCGGGATGTACAAATTGCCGCCGCCGTGGGTATCCGCAGTGCCTTGGTATTCATGATTGCCGCCGGCCTCTGGATCGGCACTGCCAGCCCCATGGCCATCATGCTGATGATCATGCCGGTGATCTTCACCATCCTTTTTGCCCGCCTGCCAGAACCGGACCGGGTGTTACGTCGGGCCGCGACCACCTCGGTACTGGCCACACCGGTTGCCCTATTCTTTACCTTGCCCCTCCTAGCCCTCAGCAACGGCGATTTTCCGCTACTAATCCTTATTCTTGGCGCCCCCCTGTTCGTAGCACTACTGGCCATTAGTAACCCCACCACCCTGGCCTACGGATTGGGGTTCTGCACCCCTTACATTATTCTGGTGCAACCGGGTAACGCCATGGATTTCGATGTGGCCCGGGTGGCCAGTAACGGCTTGGCAATCACCGGCGGCATCGTCATTGCCTTCATGATGTTTCGGCTAATTACTCCACCCAGCGGGGCAAGCCTGCGCCGACGACTCATTCGCGAAACCGCTGCTGACCTAACGTTAATCGGCCATCACCGTATTAAAGAGGAAGGCTTCAATGCCCGTATGGCGGACCGCCTTCGTTGGCTCACCATCTGCGACAAGGCACTGCCCGAAGAACGACGTCACTTTACTGACCTGGGGCTGACAGGCCTTAACTTGGGCCAAGTCTCGCTATGGGTGCAAGGACGCATTCACACCCAGGCGCCCGCCGCCTTGCTGGCCTGCGCGGCCCAATGGCAGCAATCCCTAGCTGATGCCTACCAGGCCTGCGCCCAAGGGCATTGCGATAGCCGTTTTCGCGACAACTCTGAACGCCTAAAAATCGCCATGGCCCAGGCCGGTAATTTGGAACAGCGAAATCAGGAGTTGGTTGCTGGCGCGGTGGAGCGCATCGCTCTTACCTTCGAACGCATGGCCTCACGCATGGCTCGCACCGTAGAGCCAGACGATATCTCAGCCAATAGCACGGCAAGCCGCTAG
- a CDS encoding efflux RND transporter periplasmic adaptor subunit, whose protein sequence is MQQTLRMLLTVVLVILALIAGHWVWNYYLYAPWTRDGKVRAEIITLSPDVSGWVRELNIEDNQRVSRGDPLFRIDDTRYQAALAKARAQLLYQQKALQLAQHHYQRRKDLHRSNNNSISKEALESARIQAELAKANVALAQAELDSASINLERTRIHAPADGTIVNLSLQQGNFVNQGSPVLSLVKADSFYVTGYFEETKLPLVHVGQDASVILMNGSRALQGKVTSVGQAIANANTQTDRQLLPQVQQTFNWVRLAQRIPVHIKLASVPKDILLAAGMTATVRLYDEEPE, encoded by the coding sequence ATGCAACAAACACTTCGAATGCTACTTACCGTGGTTCTGGTCATTCTGGCCCTGATCGCCGGGCACTGGGTGTGGAATTACTACCTCTATGCACCCTGGACCCGAGACGGCAAAGTACGTGCAGAGATCATCACACTCTCCCCTGATGTGTCTGGCTGGGTGCGCGAACTCAATATTGAAGATAACCAGAGAGTGAGTCGAGGCGACCCATTGTTTCGTATCGACGACACCCGCTACCAGGCCGCACTTGCCAAAGCTCGAGCCCAGCTGCTTTATCAGCAAAAAGCCCTGCAGCTCGCGCAACATCATTATCAACGTCGCAAGGATTTGCATCGCAGTAATAACAACAGCATTAGCAAAGAGGCGTTAGAAAGCGCACGCATACAGGCAGAGCTCGCCAAAGCTAACGTGGCACTGGCCCAAGCCGAACTGGACAGCGCTAGCATCAATCTCGAACGCACCCGCATTCATGCCCCCGCCGACGGCACCATCGTTAACCTGTCGCTTCAACAGGGCAATTTTGTCAACCAAGGCAGCCCGGTGCTCTCCCTGGTTAAAGCTGACAGTTTCTATGTCACCGGCTATTTTGAAGAAACCAAATTACCGTTGGTCCACGTGGGCCAGGACGCCTCAGTGATTCTCATGAATGGTTCCCGTGCCCTGCAGGGGAAAGTGACCAGCGTGGGCCAAGCCATCGCCAACGCCAACACCCAAACCGACCGCCAACTACTCCCCCAAGTACAACAAACCTTTAACTGGGTGCGGCTGGCGCAACGTATCCCGGTGCACATCAAACTGGCATCCGTGCCCAAAGATATCCTGCTCGCCGCCGGCATGACCGCCACTGTGCGTCTGTATGACGAAGAGCCAGAGTGA
- a CDS encoding DUF1656 domain-containing protein gives MWLHEIPVGGMLFSPMVLLVLLSLALTFMSYLLLRQLGWHRQVWKGAWFYLSLFVCFVALSLRLLS, from the coding sequence ATGTGGCTGCATGAAATCCCAGTGGGCGGCATGCTGTTCAGCCCTATGGTATTGCTGGTGCTGCTGTCACTGGCTCTTACCTTCATGTCCTACTTGTTACTTCGACAACTAGGCTGGCACCGCCAGGTCTGGAAAGGCGCTTGGTTCTACCTTTCCCTTTTTGTCTGTTTCGTTGCCCTTTCCCTGCGACTATTGAGCTGA
- the dapE gene encoding succinyl-diaminopimelate desuccinylase, which translates to MSRTLDYTKELIRRASVTPEDQGCQAWIIEKLEVLGFKCETLWFEEVRNLWARRGTQGPVFAFAGHTDVVPTGDVTAWKYDPFTPTEEGDLLYGRGAADMKGSIAAMIVAMEDFIAAHPDHNGSLAFLITADEEGPSVNGTVKVVEHLQARQEHIDYCLVGEPSSTNTVGDVIKNGRRGSLGAKLTVKGIQGHVAYPHLARNPIHDVAPALAELSATEWDQGNDFFPATSFQISNINGGTGATNVIPGTCEIIFNFRFSTELTDAILRERVEAILDKHGLDYDLQWTLSGQPFLTDRGALVDAAVGAIRDVTELDTELSTAGGTSDGRFIAPTGTQVVELGPTNATIHKVDEHTSISELDTLTQIYQRLLQHLMTTG; encoded by the coding sequence ATGTCTCGTACCCTCGACTACACTAAAGAACTCATCCGCCGCGCGTCCGTGACACCGGAGGATCAAGGCTGTCAGGCCTGGATAATTGAAAAGCTGGAAGTGCTGGGCTTTAAATGTGAAACCCTGTGGTTCGAGGAAGTGCGCAACCTGTGGGCCCGTCGCGGAACCCAAGGGCCTGTATTTGCCTTTGCCGGTCATACCGATGTGGTGCCCACCGGCGACGTGACGGCGTGGAAATACGATCCGTTCACACCCACCGAAGAAGGTGACTTACTGTACGGACGAGGGGCTGCCGATATGAAAGGCTCCATCGCCGCCATGATAGTGGCCATGGAGGACTTTATCGCCGCTCATCCGGACCATAATGGTAGCCTGGCTTTCCTAATCACCGCTGATGAAGAAGGCCCCTCCGTTAACGGCACCGTCAAGGTGGTAGAACACTTGCAAGCTCGCCAAGAGCATATTGATTATTGCCTGGTAGGCGAACCATCTTCCACCAACACCGTAGGGGATGTGATCAAAAACGGTCGCCGTGGTTCGCTGGGCGCAAAGCTCACCGTAAAAGGCATTCAAGGGCACGTGGCCTATCCACATCTGGCCCGCAACCCGATTCACGATGTGGCGCCAGCGCTTGCAGAATTGTCTGCTACCGAATGGGATCAAGGGAACGATTTCTTTCCCGCTACCAGTTTTCAAATTTCCAACATTAACGGCGGCACCGGCGCCACCAATGTAATTCCAGGCACCTGCGAGATCATTTTTAATTTTCGTTTTTCCACCGAACTCACCGATGCCATTCTTCGCGAACGGGTCGAAGCAATTCTCGACAAGCACGGCCTGGACTATGATCTGCAATGGACCCTTTCCGGCCAACCGTTCCTGACAGATCGAGGAGCTCTGGTGGACGCCGCCGTTGGTGCGATTCGCGATGTCACCGAGTTGGACACTGAACTGTCCACCGCCGGCGGCACCAGCGATGGTCGTTTTATCGCCCCCACCGGCACCCAGGTGGTGGAGCTAGGCCCCACCAACGCCACCATTCACAAGGTGGACGAACACACAAGCATCAGCGAACTGGACACCCTAACGCAGATCTATCAGCGTTTGCTCCAACACTTGATGACCACTGGCTAA
- the dapD gene encoding 2,3,4,5-tetrahydropyridine-2,6-dicarboxylate N-succinyltransferase encodes MSNYFAIALGCGTKNRKDNWLEVFYPDPSLNPDNKLIDVIREELDYQGGNAALELTHRQVQHIAREWREAGFEHEASYAVAFQESDRPVVLTVLETDAEPATTPEAYLKLHLISHRLAKPHGVNLSGIFPLLPNVAWTNEGAVDLEELPERQLLARLNGKVLEVNSVDKFPKMTDYVVPAGVRIADTSRVRLGAYVGEGTTIMHEGFINFNAGTEGPGMIEGRISAGVFVGKGSDIGGGASTMGTLSGGGNIIISLGEGCLLGANAGTGIPLGDRCTIEAGLYITSGSKVQLLDDKGEIVNTVKARDLAGQSDLLFRRNTTNGAVQCLTNKSAIALNEELHKHN; translated from the coding sequence ATGAGTAACTATTTCGCCATCGCACTGGGCTGCGGTACCAAAAACCGTAAAGACAACTGGCTTGAAGTTTTTTATCCCGACCCGAGCCTTAACCCGGACAACAAGCTGATTGACGTAATCCGTGAAGAACTAGACTACCAGGGCGGTAACGCGGCTCTGGAACTCACCCATCGCCAAGTTCAGCACATTGCCCGCGAATGGCGTGAAGCCGGCTTTGAACATGAAGCCAGCTATGCAGTGGCATTTCAAGAATCCGATCGCCCGGTGGTACTCACTGTATTGGAAACGGACGCCGAGCCAGCGACCACTCCAGAAGCCTACCTCAAGCTTCACTTGATCTCACACCGATTAGCAAAACCCCATGGTGTTAACTTGTCCGGCATATTCCCGCTACTACCCAACGTGGCCTGGACCAACGAAGGGGCCGTGGATCTGGAAGAACTCCCTGAGCGTCAACTTTTGGCCCGCCTAAACGGCAAAGTGCTGGAAGTAAATAGCGTGGACAAGTTCCCGAAAATGACCGATTACGTGGTGCCTGCCGGTGTCCGTATCGCCGATACCTCCCGGGTTCGCTTGGGCGCCTATGTGGGCGAAGGCACCACCATCATGCACGAAGGCTTCATTAACTTTAACGCGGGTACTGAAGGCCCCGGCATGATCGAAGGCCGCATCTCCGCTGGCGTCTTTGTAGGTAAAGGCTCCGACATCGGCGGTGGCGCCTCCACCATGGGCACCCTGTCTGGCGGTGGCAACATCATCATCTCTTTAGGCGAAGGCTGTCTGCTGGGCGCCAATGCGGGTACCGGCATCCCCTTGGGTGATCGTTGTACCATTGAAGCAGGCTTGTACATCACCTCCGGCTCCAAGGTGCAACTGCTGGACGACAAGGGCGAGATCGTTAACACAGTCAAAGCACGTGATTTGGCTGGCCAGTCCGACCTGCTGTTTCGCCGCAACACCACCAACGGTGCCGTGCAATGTCTCACCAACAAAAGCGCCATCGCCCTGAACGAAGAGCTGCATAAGCACAACTAA
- a CDS encoding ArsC family reductase — protein MELTIFGIKNCDTMKKAMTWLDNNGISYHFHDYKKEGVPEQRLRQWLEALSWEIVINKRGTTWRKLDTATKESMTTEKAITVAMDNPSIIKRPILQSDTIITAGFNADEWTDILK, from the coding sequence ATGGAACTGACCATCTTCGGTATCAAGAACTGCGATACCATGAAAAAAGCCATGACATGGCTAGACAATAACGGCATCAGCTACCACTTTCACGACTACAAGAAAGAAGGCGTGCCCGAGCAACGACTGCGCCAATGGCTGGAAGCCCTGAGTTGGGAAATAGTCATCAATAAACGCGGCACTACCTGGCGCAAACTGGACACTGCAACCAAGGAATCCATGACTACGGAAAAAGCCATCACCGTGGCGATGGATAACCCATCCATAATCAAGCGCCCTATTCTTCAAAGCGACACCATTATCACAGCCGGTTTCAACGCCGACGAGTGGACAGACATATTGAAATAA
- the dapC gene encoding succinyldiaminopimelate transaminase — MNPDLERLHPYPFEKLKALFSDLPASDKSPIALSIGEPKHPSPDFVQQVLRDSTARLSNYPTTAGLPQLSEAIGEWLKRRFHLQSINPSSQVLPVNGTREALFSFTQAVVDRQRQPLVLMPNPFYQIYEGATLLAGGEPMYLPCTDATGLQPNFDAVSEDTWMRTQLLFICTPGNPTGATLSKAQLKALIQLADKYDFVIASDECYSEIYRDTPPVGLLEACAELGRHDYRRCVVFHSLSKRSNLPGLRSGFVAGDNEVLKQFLRYRTYHGCAMPIQHQLASIAAWNDEEHVEINRALYREKFDAVLDILGDPLKVSAPEAGFYLWPQTPISDEEFAQRLQAEYNVTVLPGRYLSRTIDGNNPGQNRIRMALVAPLEECIEGAKRIKALLDTL; from the coding sequence ATGAATCCAGACCTGGAACGGTTGCACCCCTATCCGTTTGAAAAACTAAAAGCCTTATTCAGCGACTTGCCCGCATCAGATAAGTCACCCATTGCTTTATCTATCGGGGAACCCAAACACCCGTCACCGGATTTCGTGCAACAGGTACTAAGAGATAGCACCGCGCGGTTATCCAACTACCCGACCACCGCTGGCTTACCGCAATTAAGTGAAGCTATCGGCGAATGGCTGAAACGCCGTTTCCACCTACAAAGTATTAACCCCAGCAGCCAGGTATTGCCTGTCAACGGCACCCGTGAAGCGCTCTTTTCTTTCACTCAAGCCGTAGTCGATCGCCAACGCCAGCCGTTGGTGCTGATGCCCAACCCTTTTTATCAAATCTACGAAGGGGCTACGCTTCTCGCCGGTGGAGAACCCATGTACCTGCCGTGCACAGATGCCACAGGCTTGCAGCCCAATTTCGATGCTGTCAGTGAAGACACCTGGATGCGTACCCAGCTGCTGTTCATCTGCACCCCGGGCAATCCCACCGGAGCCACACTCAGTAAAGCCCAACTCAAAGCCCTGATACAGCTGGCAGATAAATACGATTTTGTTATTGCGTCAGACGAGTGCTACTCCGAAATCTATCGGGATACGCCTCCGGTTGGACTACTGGAAGCTTGTGCAGAACTGGGTCGCCATGATTATCGCCGCTGCGTGGTCTTTCATTCCCTATCGAAACGGTCAAATCTGCCAGGCCTACGCTCAGGCTTTGTCGCTGGTGACAACGAAGTGCTTAAGCAGTTTCTGCGTTACCGCACCTACCACGGCTGTGCCATGCCCATTCAGCATCAGCTAGCCAGCATTGCCGCCTGGAACGATGAGGAACATGTAGAAATCAACCGTGCTCTGTACCGGGAAAAGTTTGATGCAGTACTGGACATTCTTGGCGACCCCCTTAAGGTATCCGCCCCGGAAGCCGGATTCTATTTATGGCCTCAAACGCCCATCAGTGACGAAGAGTTCGCCCAACGCTTGCAGGCTGAATACAACGTCACCGTGCTTCCCGGTCGCTATTTATCACGCACTATTGATGGCAACAACCCAGGGCAGAACCGGATTCGCATGGCGCTGGTAGCACCGCTGGAAGAGTGTATTGAAGGCGCCAAACGCATCAAGGCACTGCTCGATACGTTGTGA
- a CDS encoding [protein-PII] uridylyltransferase produces the protein MSLLPAISQDALLDALQESAQPGQYARQFLAQGQERLNQAFETTDITELVQARAGMVDQVMIAAWSLFGLANRDDVALVAVGGYGRGELHPCSDVDLLVLLSNAPEQALRDSLERFVAFLWDMGLEIGHAVRTLDECVDLARDDITVATNIMEARTLAGNDILREQLEDRTGPEHMWDSAAFFAAKWQEQTTRHKRFNDTEYNLEPDLKNAPGGLRDVQMIAWVAKRHFNTDSLEALVSNGFLTPEEYGVLRKCLDYLWEVRWQLHVQTERNENRLLFDHQRQLADRLGHENSSANLAVEHFMKDFYRVALALSVLNEMLLQLFDEVILRSDTQEQVRPLNRRFQVRNDYLEISNPDVFEQHPSALLEAFVLMAQNPDLKGIRASTVRALIYHRRQINDAFRNDPTNTNLFMQLLRSPHALFSQLRRMKRYGILGKYLPEFGNIIGMMQYDLFHIYTVDAHTLLVIKNMRRLRYEDLREEFPLASEVFYRLPKPELLYASGLYHDIAKGRGGDHSELGADDAIAFCQRHGLTAWDGKLVAWLVRNHLTMSVTAQRKDISDPDVVYDFARKVGDLVHLDYLYVLTVADINATNPTLWNSWRASLLRQLYTETKRALRRGLNNPVEKQDWIDETRDAALRLLTDRDHDGPEIETLWANIGDEYFLRETPRDIAWHTEALLDREDPEDPLVLIRESSQSVLAGGSQIFIYTPDTRNLFSATVNAIDSLGLTIMDARIITSVDGFSLDTYIVLDEQGTPIGEDWARIEQIRKTLTETLKYPDRYASTVSRRMPRRNKHFDVPTQVVISNDIVNDRTAVDIQTLDRPGLLAHIGRIFMRFEILVQNARIATLGERAEDVFFITDLDGEPVSDPTLCQELQQTLKQELDAKNNGNT, from the coding sequence GTGTCACTGCTACCCGCAATATCCCAAGACGCCCTGCTTGATGCCTTGCAGGAAAGCGCCCAGCCGGGGCAATACGCCCGCCAGTTCCTGGCCCAGGGCCAGGAACGGCTGAACCAAGCCTTCGAGACCACCGATATCACCGAGCTGGTACAGGCCCGAGCAGGCATGGTGGATCAGGTGATGATCGCCGCCTGGTCCCTGTTTGGCCTGGCCAACCGTGACGACGTGGCGCTGGTTGCAGTAGGTGGCTATGGCAGGGGGGAACTACACCCCTGCTCTGATGTGGACCTACTGGTGCTGCTATCCAATGCGCCGGAACAAGCTCTGCGCGACAGCCTTGAACGTTTTGTGGCATTTCTGTGGGATATGGGCCTGGAAATCGGCCATGCAGTTCGCACCTTGGACGAATGCGTGGACCTTGCCCGAGATGACATCACCGTTGCCACCAACATCATGGAAGCACGCACCCTCGCCGGCAACGATATCCTGCGTGAGCAACTTGAAGACCGTACCGGCCCAGAACATATGTGGGATTCTGCTGCCTTCTTTGCCGCAAAATGGCAGGAGCAAACCACTCGCCACAAGCGTTTTAATGACACCGAGTACAACCTTGAACCGGATCTGAAAAACGCCCCCGGTGGTCTACGTGACGTGCAAATGATTGCCTGGGTCGCCAAGCGGCACTTCAACACCGACAGCCTTGAGGCCTTGGTTAGCAACGGTTTCCTTACCCCTGAAGAGTACGGGGTGCTGCGCAAGTGCCTGGACTACCTTTGGGAAGTGCGCTGGCAACTTCATGTACAAACCGAGCGCAATGAAAACCGTCTGCTGTTCGATCACCAGCGTCAGCTTGCTGACCGGCTGGGTCACGAAAATTCCAGCGCCAACCTGGCGGTGGAACATTTCATGAAAGACTTCTACCGGGTCGCTTTGGCTTTATCCGTTCTCAACGAAATGCTACTACAGCTTTTTGACGAAGTGATTCTGCGCAGTGATACTCAAGAGCAAGTTCGGCCCCTCAACCGCCGATTCCAAGTACGTAACGATTATCTGGAAATCAGCAACCCGGATGTCTTTGAGCAACACCCCAGCGCCTTGCTGGAAGCATTTGTTCTAATGGCCCAAAACCCGGATCTGAAGGGTATTCGTGCGTCCACAGTACGTGCGTTAATCTACCACCGCCGCCAGATCAACGATGCCTTCCGCAACGACCCGACTAACACCAACCTGTTTATGCAACTGCTGCGCAGCCCCCATGCCCTTTTCTCACAACTGCGGCGCATGAAGCGCTACGGAATTTTGGGCAAATACCTGCCGGAATTCGGCAACATCATCGGCATGATGCAGTACGATCTTTTCCATATTTACACAGTGGATGCCCACACCCTGCTGGTGATCAAAAACATGCGTCGGTTGCGCTACGAAGACCTGCGCGAAGAGTTCCCCTTGGCCAGCGAAGTGTTTTATCGTTTACCCAAACCAGAACTGTTGTACGCTTCTGGCCTCTACCATGATATTGCCAAAGGGCGTGGTGGCGACCATTCCGAACTCGGCGCGGATGACGCCATCGCCTTCTGTCAGCGCCACGGCCTGACCGCATGGGACGGCAAGCTCGTAGCATGGCTGGTGCGTAATCACCTGACCATGAGTGTGACCGCCCAGCGCAAAGATATATCGGATCCCGACGTAGTCTACGATTTCGCCCGAAAGGTGGGTGACTTGGTCCACCTAGATTACCTCTATGTGCTTACCGTAGCCGATATTAACGCCACCAACCCCACGCTCTGGAACTCATGGCGTGCCTCGCTGCTGCGCCAGCTATATACCGAAACTAAGCGCGCTCTGCGTCGCGGCCTGAATAACCCGGTGGAAAAACAAGACTGGATTGACGAAACCCGCGACGCCGCCCTTCGACTTCTCACGGACCGAGATCACGATGGCCCCGAGATCGAAACGTTATGGGCCAACATCGGTGACGAATACTTCCTGCGTGAAACCCCACGGGATATTGCCTGGCATACCGAGGCCTTACTGGACCGAGAAGACCCAGAAGATCCGTTGGTATTGATCCGTGAATCCAGTCAAAGTGTACTGGCTGGGGGATCACAGATCTTCATTTACACTCCGGACACCCGCAACCTGTTCAGCGCCACCGTGAACGCCATAGATAGCCTAGGCCTAACCATTATGGACGCGCGCATTATTACCAGCGTGGATGGCTTCAGCTTAGATACCTATATCGTGTTGGATGAACAGGGTACCCCCATTGGCGAGGACTGGGCACGCATCGAACAGATCCGCAAAACGCTCACCGAAACATTGAAGTACCCGGATCGTTATGCGTCCACCGTTAGCCGCCGCATGCCCCGGCGCAATAAGCACTTTGATGTACCCACCCAAGTAGTGATCAGCAACGACATCGTCAATGATCGTACCGCCGTGGACATCCAGACTTTAGACCGCCCCGGGCTGCTAGCTCACATCGGGCGCATCTTCATGCGCTTTGAGATCCTGGTACAAAATGCCCGCATTGCCACCTTGGGCGAACGCGCCGAAGACGTCTTCTTCATTACCGATCTTGATGGTGAACCGGTCTCCGACCCGACACTCTGTCAAGAACTGCAACAGACCCTCAAACAAGAACTCGACGCTAAGAACAACGGGAACACCTGA
- the map gene encoding type I methionyl aminopeptidase, protein MPQPPLTGNAKVCARPKSSCPSPAQLTETAGVFQNLMNVVIKTPEQISKMREAGKLAAEVLEMIAEHVKPGITTEELDRLCHDHIVNKQQAIPACLGYGGAPGRMPFPKSVCTSVNHVVCHGIPSDRKALKTGDIVNIDVTVIKDGWHGDTSKMFYVGEPSVLARRLVETTRECMMAGIRMVKPGVRLGDIGHRIQKMAEGERFSVVREYCGHGIGEGFHEEPQVVHYGKPGTGLELQEGMVFTIEPMINAGKAANKLLPDAWTVVTKDRKLSAQWEHTIAVTADGYEVLTARSEETDLY, encoded by the coding sequence ATACCACAGCCGCCCCTCACAGGCAATGCAAAGGTGTGTGCCCGGCCTAAATCATCTTGCCCAAGCCCCGCCCAACTCACTGAAACAGCAGGAGTTTTCCAAAACCTCATGAATGTCGTCATAAAAACCCCCGAACAAATCAGCAAAATGCGCGAAGCGGGCAAGCTAGCCGCTGAAGTCTTGGAAATGATCGCAGAGCACGTTAAACCGGGGATCACCACCGAGGAATTGGACCGCCTCTGCCACGACCATATCGTCAACAAGCAACAGGCTATTCCCGCCTGCCTAGGCTACGGTGGCGCGCCCGGCCGCATGCCATTCCCTAAGTCCGTCTGCACATCCGTGAATCACGTGGTCTGTCACGGCATTCCCAGTGATCGCAAAGCTCTTAAAACCGGGGATATAGTGAACATTGATGTCACTGTCATTAAAGATGGCTGGCATGGTGACACCTCCAAGATGTTTTATGTGGGTGAGCCCTCCGTACTTGCCCGCCGACTGGTGGAAACCACCCGGGAATGCATGATGGCGGGCATTCGTATGGTCAAGCCGGGCGTACGGCTGGGCGACATCGGTCACCGGATCCAGAAAATGGCCGAAGGCGAACGTTTCTCCGTGGTGCGAGAGTACTGTGGTCACGGCATTGGTGAAGGTTTCCATGAAGAGCCCCAGGTGGTTCACTACGGCAAGCCTGGCACGGGTCTTGAATTGCAAGAAGGCATGGTGTTCACCATCGAACCCATGATCAACGCCGGCAAAGCCGCCAATAAACTGCTGCCAGACGCCTGGACCGTGGTCACCAAAGACCGCAAGCTTTCCGCGCAATGGGAGCACACCATCGCGGTCACCGCCGATGGCTACGAAGTGCTCACCGCTCGCAGCGAAGAAACGGATCTCTATTAA